In the genome of Lathyrus oleraceus cultivar Zhongwan6 chromosome 4, CAAS_Psat_ZW6_1.0, whole genome shotgun sequence, the window GagaaaattgatcatgaaattaTAAGTGTTAATCATATTCCATCATGCCAGCAAACTGCAGACATTCTAACAAAAGCCCTTCCAAGGAACATATACGAGAATATCAGATCCAATCTGGGTATGATAGACATCTACCACCCAGATTGAGGGGGAGTATGGAATAATCAATACAGAATCAAATGATTCTGTTTGTACAGCTCATTAAGGATTAGGATTAATGTAATTAATTAGCTATTATTTCCTGTTCTTTTCTGTAATTAGAATTAGCATTCATGGGAAATTAATTCCCCTGATTCTTAGGTTAGATTTCTCTTTCAAATCCTGCCTTATGCAGTCTATAAATATAGCATATGTAATTCTCATAAAACATAAAGAAATATACAATATATTTCTACACTTATTTTCTAAATTATTTTATATACTTTGTCAGTATGGTATTCTGTTGTTATTTGCAATGAAATACTTGTCATATGGACTCTACCTTTTAGTTCAAATCACAATGCAAATAAATAGTTGGATTAAGATGCCTAGTTTATTGAAGTGTTAACCTTAAAGACGAAGGTTTTAAGGCAAAGAAAAAAACTTCATCAATGTTCTTATACTCAGCAATTCATTTAAAGATAACAGATAGTTTTGGATAACTTGGTTAATTTGTTTCTTGGGGGTTAAGCAACCGTTTTTTTCTCGAAAACTTTGGTACTCTAGTGTTGATCTAGCAGAATGTGACACGTTTTTTCCTCACTTGTTTTGTATATCtttatttttgttcttttataaatattaaatattGTTGAGTTCAGAATCTATAAGAATAAGTTCTTCTATTTATATGTTAGCTTTTTAGTTTGTCTTCTACAGTGTGCTACAGGAATTCTCAATGACTTTGCGTTTTGTTAGAAGAATGTCTTATTTATCCTCATATTTGGCACGAGTCACttgattttttatatttttttttaatatcgTGTCAAATCTGTAATGGTTTGTCTAAATTCTGGATTAGTGTTAAAATTTTGTATTTGCAGTGACGCTTGAAACGAAATTTCCAGGTATTAGCTGCTGTGGGTCGGGGTGAGACCCTCATGAATGCTTTGGAAGGCGCTGTTCCAGAGGATGTTCGTGGAAAGTTAAAAGAGGCCGTTGCTGGAATTTTACATGCACGTGGCTCTGACTTGAAGTTTGATAAAGTTCTCGGCATTGCTCGGTCTCCTGATTCATCACCAGGGCATAAGAACGAAGAAAAGTCAACAGAAGCATCAAGTGCAGAAGTCAGGAAAGATCAGTCCTCTTCAAATCAGATGAAAAATACTAGTAGTTCTATAGATGGCTCTGATAAAGTTGCAAGTGACATGGGTGAGCCTGCAGATGGAATAGAGGCAGAAGTTGTCCGTGTAGAGAAACATTCTACAAGTTCAGCTCAATCTCAAGAATCAAACAATGAAGTTGGTTCTTCCGGTTCTTCGAAGGAAAATGGAGAGTCTAGAGAAAATAATGATACAAATGAGGATTTAAAAGGAAAGGTTGTTCCTGATATGGATCATAGCGAGAAGGGATTAGAAACGGGTTCTGAATCGTATACTCTCAACCATCCTGATGCAACAGGTGGCTCTGAAGCAGAAGCTGTTACTGAACAGAAAAGCCAAAACAGTGGAATAACTCAAACAGAAACAGAGGAAAATAATATCCCGAAGGTTGACCAGAAAAATCAAGATTTCTCTAATGGTCAAAGTAAAACAGAAACAGCATCGACTGATGCAAAAGAAGAACCTTCTCCTCCAATGTCCTCTGAGCACCAGGCAGTGGAAAGAGAAAGTAATCGCGATGAAAATAAAGATATTCAGAATATACAGCAAACTTCACCTCAAACTAACTCTTCCAGTTCAGTTCCCGTGGCTCCTGGCTTCAGCGTTTCTCAAGCATTTGAAACCTTAACAGGGATGGACGATTCCACCCAAATGGCTGTCAACAGTGTTTTTGGTGTGATAGAAAATATGTTATCTCAGCTTGAGAATAACTCAGATAATGAAGCTGAAGTCAAGGATGGAAAAGCTATTGAACATAAGCTAGACGAACAACAAAAAAGTAGTAGCCAGAGCAATGATTCCAACATGTCCGGAAATCCTTCTCTAGATAACCATCATGATGGCATGTCCTTGAGTATTGATTCATGCCATACGGAAGAACAACTAAAAACCCTCAGCATAACTAATGGAAGCGGCGCGAGTGATTCTCAAAATTGTTACTCTAATGATCACCAAGTTAAGAAGCCTAGTAATACAAATAGTCAACTGATTGATAAAAGATTTCTATTTGATGAATGGGATGGACACAGACAGGTAAATAGGATGCCAGACTTCATAGCTGGAGGTTCATATGGATATGGGAACTCTCCGTACAAAAATTACCTCCGCAAATATCTTGTTTCAGAGATTCGTGCCAAAAAACTTGATTTAGACACAACAACTGCATTATTTCTTGATTATTTCCCAGAAAATCAGAAACTCTTGGAACAACCACAAAACATGGAAATTGCTTCTGCCGATGCTGAAATGTATACGGAGGTTGGGAGCAAGATGAAACCCCACTCATCTGCAAAATCTTTTGATGAAAAAGAGTGCATTGAACCACCATATGTGATAGTAGATGCAGAAAAGCAAAAACAACCTGTTAGAGAGTTCATCACTACAGACACTGAGAACGTAATGATTCATACTGGCGATGACAGGTCAAAAGAGTCTATCCAATTTGTGAAAAACAAAGTACTAGATTCTTTGAAGATGGAAGTTGGTCGCAAGCTGAATGCTACGGAAATGATAGAAATGAAACCAAAGCTTACCAGAGATATGGAGCATGTGGCAAATACGGTTTCACTAGCTGTTGGAACTAGCAAGGGGCAACTACTCTATTCCGAATATCAAGGCCATGATGTTGAGGGTGCTGTAGGAAAGGTTGGCACTCTTGATGGGGAACATATCATTAGGGCAATTTCATCTTCTGTTCAGCAAACAAGCTGCCTAAGAAAAGTTATACCTGTTGGTGTTATTGTTGGGTCCATCTTAGCTTCCTTGAGGAAATATTTTGATGTAGCTCCACATCAAGAAAATGGCCAGGGAAGATCTCATGCCCTTAGTGATGAGGAGAAACCTGGTGGAAAGAATTATGTCATTGATGATGCAACAGTGGCAGGTCAAGTACCAGATGAGAAAACCAGTTTGGACCATCCCATCAAGAGAGAACTTGTAGAAAGTGAATTAGAAGATTCAAACAAAAATACTTACATGGTTGGTGCTGTTACAGCTGCTATTGGGGCTTCTGCTTTACTCATGCAACCAAAGGTATTGTTTCAGTCTCTTCACATGCTTTCAGGGCTCTCTACAGTTAATACCTCTGTGCAAGATAGGGATCAAGTGTTCTATTTTATCACTTGGTTACTTAACCGCTTTCTAGATATAGGTTTGGTACTGAGGTATGTCACGATCCGTTGGATGTTCTTTCaaaaaattgatttaaaattGACCTAAACATGTCTAGTTTCTCATATATCATCTTAATTGCAATCTATTCAACTGTGTGGTTGTTCACTCATTATTTAGTTTTCTCTTGTTATGACCCTTTTCTCAATTTACATTTTATCGAAGTTGTTATGATTAATGACTTTTCTCAGTCAATTTTTGAAATCTGAAAGAATCAAGTTGATAATAAACTGCCGTAAGTTGTGTAAAATGGAAGCGAGAACAGAAAGTGGTCAAACATATGGGAGAAAAATATATTTACTACAAAATTTAACTACCAGTTACTAGTAAAGAAAAGTGTTTGGTTTTTTTTAGCTTTAATTGCTCTATTCTAGGATACACAAGGAGAAAATGAAAATCACCAAAAGAAGCCAGAAGAGCTCAAAGAGATAGTCTCTGATAATCAGAGTAACATAATCACAAGCCTTGCTGAGAAAGCCATGTCGGTTGCTAGTCCAGTTGTACCTACCAAAGAAGATGGTGGAGTGGATCAAGATAGGTCAGACAGAATACATATATTACCACTATACAAGCACTCCACTGTTCTTTTTCTGCTATAATAATTTGACATACGGCTTCTCTTTCTGATCAGACTGGTTACAATGCTAGCTGATTTAGGACAGAGAGGTGGCTTGTTAAGGCTAGTTGGAAAATTTGCTTTGCTATGGGGTGGTATCCGTGGCGCAATGAGTTTGACGGACAAGCTTATCTCAGTCTTTCATTTTTCTGAGCGTCCGTTGTTTCAGAGGTAACTTAAACTAATGAATGTTCATTCCATTTCTCTGCTTTCCTACACTGCTGCTGCCTTCCAGTTTGGAAATACCTGGTAGAAAATAGAAACCGTGTTAATTTAATCATAATCAATTGCTCGTTTTGACTTCTAGTGGAGAGGCAACagtattattattttttgaaacTGTTTTGGAAAATCTACTGACTTCCTTTTAGTTAGAAAATTTATTGATTCTGCCATCAACAGTGCTGCATGATCCcaattaattaaaaaaaacaaactAATATCCGTGTCTATTTGGCAGTTTTTCTCATTTTGTAGAATTTCTTGACTGCTTTGAGGGAAGTTCAATCGTCTAGGTTTATTAGGATGATTTATGAATGTTGATGTTTGTTATGAATTAACTACTAGTTTTTTCCAGAAGATTACAATTCAGTTGTGATAAGAAGACTATTTCTCATCTCTCATTTTACTTCTTTAATTCGGGATAGATTGGTCATTTCATCTTAATTAAGTATGGCTATAAATCCTACTTGTTGGGATTTCAACGGATGAGATGGCCCGAAATGTGTTTATAAATTAAAAACATTGCGCATCTTGCAAGTTGGTTTTATAAGGTTGAGTTAGGGTCAATCTAAATTTTGAATGGTATATGTTAAGAATGTGTgattgggcctaactcaaccctacaaaaccgcggttggtagagtgaggattgcccccacttataaacatATGTTCAGGTCATATATTTTCCGATATGGGACTCTTAACATCCCCCCTCACGTCCAGGACTGAAcatctggagcgtggaaataaatggtgggtggtCCGATAGCGGAAACCATAATAGGTGGTCCACCGAATCTTAaacgaggctctgataccatgttaagaatgtgtggttGAGCCTAACTCACCCTTACAAAAtcggttggtagagtgaggattGTCCCCACTTATAAACATATGTTCAGGTCATATActgtccgatgtgggactcttaacgGTATATAAGCCTATCTAATATAGGAATTTCTTAGTTACTTACACACCACTCAAAAATATTAAAATGCTTCATAGATTTCGAAGATACACCTCCGGACGCACCAACTACACACACTTCATTCGTTTTTGAGTCACACTCCAATTTTATGAATAAATTTATTTTGGAAATGCATTTTCGAAAATTTATTTCGGAAATCTATTTTTGAAAAGTATTCGAAGCATTTTCGGAACCTGCTGAACAAAAATAAAACAGCAGAAAATATGAAAAAGGTCCAACAAAATTTGAGTTTcacaaaggaaaataaatgcCTATCATACATATATTTTTCCATATTACCGTTACACTCTGACGCTAAATTGTGCAAAAATGCCATAACAGAACCTAGACTCCTTATTGTCTATTAATTTTCATCCTGTTAAAAACTCAAATATGGTATGAAGCATGATGTAAATTGTAACACATCAGCActcaattaaaataaattttattgtGCATTAAATTGAAATGCTACTTACCACTCAAAGGGAGATTCAATAGAACATTGTACGATTGACTTTTGTAGAGAAATTGAGGAGGTTTAAACATAAGTTTATGCGTTTTTTTTTTGTTCAACAGGTTTCGGAAATACATTTTTGGAAATgtattttcaaaataaatttaTTCATAAAATTGAGGCGTGACTCAAAAACGAATGAAGTGTGTGTTTGGGGTAAGTTCGGAGATGTATCTCTGAAATCTGGAGGACATTTTAATATTTTCGCGTGATAGATAAATAATATATAGAACGCATTAaaaaaatttcctccaatatttATTTCATTGGGCCACTGCTATTGGAATATCCGAGTCATGCTCTAGTTGTCTAACAAGATAATCCCAATCCATAGTTTAAGTTTCTTATATATGGCACAATAATGAGTAAGAGAATAAGTTTTATTCTTTCTTAAAACTTGCAAATTTACAAGGTTCAGCGAAGAGGCTTAAGAAAAGGCCCTGTTGAACTACACTCAAATTGAACACTGGGGCTTTTTTTTCCTTTTCGATAAGCatcatttttttatatttttataaacACAAGCATCGATACTTCAGCACATTTGTTTTTAATGTGAAACAACGAAGACAGCATGGTGGGTAACTTAACATCAACTTTATGCAATAACAAATATTGTCTATTCAAGACTGCTATTAAAATACTAAAGATTAAGAAACGTTTGAATAAATTGTGTGATTATATCATTTTTGAAAAACATTTAAATATCTCTGATACTTCATATTTATCTTTCATAAGATAGATCCAACATAGCCGTGTATAATCGTCAATAAAAGTCACAAACCACCTTTTTTCTAATTGAGTTGTAATTTTAGAGGGATCCCATACATCACTACGGATTAAATAAAAATGTTTGGATGCATGATAAGGTCAAAAGGAATAAGGAGTTTTGTGACTTTTAGAAAGAACACAACTTTCACATTCAAAAGAAGAACAATTAACATTTTTGAATAAATCTGGAAACAAATGCCAGAGTCTATCATGTCAGAGTATTATTTGATCCCTCACAGAGGTAGAACTGATACCACTAAGGCCATGAGCTGTTTTATTCTCAAAATCATCCTCAAAGTAATAAAGTCCATCCATCATTTTAGTACTGTCGATCATCTTCCCTGAATTCCGGTCCTGAAAAATACGTTAAAAAATTTCACATTGAAATTTGAGTTTTTGCAGATTTTACTAACAGAGAGAAGGTTATATGAAAATTTTGGTATGTGTAGCACATTTTTTAAATCAATGTGCGTAGACAAAATAATTTTTCCTTCTCCTGTAATTGGT includes:
- the LOC127138720 gene encoding uncharacterized protein LOC127138720 isoform X4, whose product is MLPVTLTPFLPAKPFPSRQFQFRLYKRRRLKIEASLPLPSPSPFENLFTTLISQCPSVNSLDFIVPALGLSSGAALFFSRFKSSPISDSDAGELGECGEWILFASPTPFNRFVMLRCPSISFKESRHEVNERLVKEEKHYVTVNSGKVNAKKKEKVFDSDELSYQRVCLSAPDGGVVSLDWPVELNLEEESGLDSTLLLVPGTPQGSMEDNIRFFVVEALKRGFFPVVMNPRGCASSPLTTPRLFTAADSDDICTAITYINKARPWTTLMGVGWGYGANMLSKYLAEVGEKTPMTAATCIDNPFDLDEVTRTFPYHRVIDQKLTRGLVDILQTNKALFQGKTKGFDVEKALLAKSIRDFEEAISMVSYGFVDLEDFYRNSSSRNMIKDVKIPVLFIQSDNGMVPVFSVPQNLIAENPFTSLLLCSCLPSNVMDTETSALSWCQLVTVEDRSSGRMIDVGCESQGLYYLSVSSQTCSAKDSPFTIHVQLGHPSLSKLYKLVSNLSKWLAAVELGLLKGRHPLLTDIDVTINPSKGLAVVEEVRTDKSPKVGKLSGSDPYNGNSTDPTIGLLEESKNDAGLHFRLQQDLQQNIEHRDVSLQVKSQQNIEHRDVSLQVKSDPLPQNSSSGTDLIGEENAASADSEQGRVLQTAQVVTNMLDVTMPGTLTEEQKKKVLAAVGRGETLMNALEGAVPEDVRGKLKEAVAGILHARGSDLKFDKVLGIARSPDSSPGHKNEEKSTEASSAEVRKDQSSSNQMKNTSSSIDGSDKVASDMGEPADGIEAEVVRVEKHSTSSAQSQESNNEVGSSGSSKENGESRENNDTNEDLKGKVVPDMDHSEKGLETGSESYTLNHPDATGGSEAEAVTEQKSQNSGITQTETEENNIPKVDQKNQDFSNGQSKTETASTDAKEEPSPPMSSEHQAVERESNRDENKDIQNIQQTSPQTNSSSSVPVAPGFSVSQAFETLTGMDDSTQMAVNSVFGVIENMLSQLENNSDNEAEVKDGKAIEHKLDEQQKSSSQSNDSNMSGNPSLDNHHDGMSLSIDSCHTEEQLKTLSITNGSGASDSQNCYSNDHQVKKPSNTNSQLIDKRFLFDEWDGHRQVNRMPDFIAGGSYGYGNSPYKNYLRKYLVSEIRAKKLDLDTTTALFLDYFPENQKLLEQPQNMEIASADAEMYTEVGSKMKPHSSAKSFDEKECIEPPYVIVDAEKQKQPVREFITTDTENVMIHTGDDRSKESIQFVKNKVLDSLKMEVGRKLNATEMIEMKPKLTRDMEHVANTVSLAVGTSKGQLLYSEYQGHDVEGAVGKVGTLDGEHIIRAISSSVQQTSCLRKVIPVGVIVGSILASLRKYFDVAPHQENGQGRSHALSDEEKPGGKNYVIDDATVAGQVPDEKTSLDHPIKRELVESELEDSNKNTYMVGAVTAAIGASALLMQPKDTQGENENHQKKPEELKEIVSDNQSNIITSLAEKAMSVASPVVPTKEDGGVDQDRLVTMLADLGQRGGLLRLVGKFALLWGGIRGAMSLTDKLISVFHFSERPLFQRIFGFAGMILVLWSPVAIPFLPTIVQGWTINSPSIIAECACIIGLYIAIMILVMLWGKRIRGYENAFEEYGLDLTSQKVALINTRTFAFIFVFVRCPTKK
- the LOC127138720 gene encoding uncharacterized protein LOC127138720 isoform X5; its protein translation is MGVGWGYGANMLSKYLAEVGEKTPMTAATCIDNPFDLDEVTRTFPYHRVIDQKLTRGLVDILQTNKALFQGKTKGFDVEKALLAKSIRDFEEAISMVSYGFVDLEDFYRNSSSRNMIKDVKIPVLFIQSDNGMVPVFSVPQNLIAENPFTSLLLCSCLPSNVMDTETSALSWCQLVTVEDRSSGRMIDVGCESQGLYYLSVSSQTCSAKDSPFTIHVQLGHPSLSKLYKLVSNLSKWLAAVELGLLKGRHPLLTDIDVTINPSKGLAVVEEVRTDKSPKVGKLSGSDPYNGNSTDPTIGLLEESKNDAGLHFRLQQDLQQNIEHRDVSLQVKSQQNIEHRDVSLQVKSDPLPQNSSSGTDLIGEENAASADSEQGRVLQTAQVVTNMLDVTMPGTLTEEQKKKVLAAVGRGETLMNALEGAVPEDVRGKLKEAVAGILHARGSDLKFDKVLGIARSPDSSPGHKNEEKSTEASSAEVRKDQSSSNQMKNTSSSIDGSDKVASDMGEPADGIEAEVVRVEKHSTSSAQSQESNNEVGSSGSSKENGESRENNDTNEDLKGKVVPDMDHSEKGLETGSESYTLNHPDATGGSEAEAVTEQKSQNSGITQTETEENNIPKVDQKNQDFSNGQSKTETASTDAKEEPSPPMSSEHQAVERESNRDENKDIQNIQQTSPQTNSSSSVPVAPGFSVSQAFETLTGMDDSTQMAVNSVFGVIENMLSQLENNSDNEAEVKDGKAIEHKLDEQQKSSSQSNDSNMSGNPSLDNHHDGMSLSIDSCHTEEQLKTLSITNGSGASDSQNCYSNDHQVKKPSNTNSQLIDKRFLFDEWDGHRQVNRMPDFIAGGSYGYGNSPYKNYLRKYLVSEIRAKKLDLDTTTALFLDYFPENQKLLEQPQNMEIASADAEMYTEVGSKMKPHSSAKSFDEKECIEPPYVIVDAEKQKQPVREFITTDTENVMIHTGDDRSKESIQFVKNKVLDSLKMEVGRKLNATEMIEMKPKLTRDMEHVANTVSLAVGTSKGQLLYSEYQGHDVEGAVGKVGTLDGEHIIRAISSSVQQTSCLRKVIPVGVIVGSILASLRKYFDVAPHQENGQGRSHALSDEEKPGGKNYVIDDATVAGQVPDEKTSLDHPIKRELVESELEDSNKNTYMVGAVTAAIGASALLMQPKDTQGENENHQKKPEELKEIVSDNQSNIITSLAEKAMSVASPVVPTKEDGGVDQDRLVTMLADLGQRGGLLRLVGKFALLWGGIRGAMSLTDKLISVFHFSERPLFQRIFGFAGMILVLWSPVAIPFLPTIVQGWTINSPSIIAECACIIGLYIAIMILVMLWGKRIRGYENAFEEYGLDLTSQKLIEYLKGLVGGVLFIFSIHAVNAFLGCASFSWPHIIPSLDIIAWLKVYGQMGLLIVQGTVMASAISLVEELLFRSWLPQEIAVDLGYHKGIIISGLAFSFLQRSLSSIPGLLLLSLSLSGARQRNRGSLYVPIGLRAGMLASTFILQRGGFLTYNYKGNIPLWVIGSHPFQPFSGLVGLVFCLSLAIILYPRETSQKSEAKE